The genomic stretch attgaatttttgtatttttttaaccatcaatacaacattaaacaatataacaatatgcaatcataacattaaaaatataaacaacatgaaatcgcaacaaaattatatttcacctaaagtcataaacataaatcttttttacattatttgatttttaattgttaaagaagaaaacacaaaatataagggtttgaatcaagactgacttgaatttagatgattttgttataaaatctttgaaaaaaatatgaattctataaaaaaatttgacaattttcatcttttcctCCCTTTTGTTTATATGAATCCTTTATGATAATTAACGATtcctttttctaaatttttttcgtgagatttattgttcaatcacatatatttgcttcaattatttttcaaagttgcaGATATTCTTTGTTTTACTAGAAGGATGATGAAAAAGACACAAAATCTTTCTACATACGTAATATCAATGAGAGCATTTTAGGAAAAGGAAATATTATTGTAGTATTTTTGTTAAGTGAATAAGTTGtgtggtatatatgtatatactatTAATGCAAGTTCTGATACATTcatgatattttaaaaacataaatatttacttatagattaattgttattaaaatttttttggttaaaactaagagtaaattttttgttttattaataatagcaaaaaatatataattttatttcattgtctCTCTCAGATTTTGAAAACTCGTATTTCATTCTAACCTTAACTTTAAAATGTAACGTTTTTCTCCCAAATCTCTAAGGTTTACTACAAAATCTGACAATGGTGATGGTAGCGGTTAATTTGTTTCGATGTTGACCAGTCTTTTATACATCTCCCTCTATTACTGTCGATGACACCAGGTGAAGGTTGACGAAGCTTGCAGATGAAGAAGTTTCATTGAATCAGCTCCAGATCTAGACCACCATTAATGAAGACCTATTCTTTGGCCACGAATGCATTTGTCGCGGTTGGAGAACAATGGCCATGTCTTCATCCAAGTTGTGGAGGGAGAGCCAACAAATAAGAGGTTGACCGGAGAACATTGCCAAAGAAGGAAGTGAATGAATGAAACCTTAGGGATGAAaagatagtttttcaaacttttgagtgttgaaaaaatgttaattttttaaactaagaagggagaatgagataaaattttagtttttctttaatattattgtttaatgacaattttactcttatagttaacaataaattttaacaaaaattctaTGATGAAtagatatttggattttttaaaattttgtgagtGTGAGTTTGTCTTTAcacttaaccttgggtgggaacaagtcttttggtcaATATTAAGGTTGAGCTATAGGTTGTTTGATTTGAGAGACTCACAGTCATTTGCTTTGATTTAATCAATGTAAACCAATATCAATATCATATTGCATTACGTAAAATTTACAccataaaataacatcgtttaacattaaaatttacattatgtAAGCAACGCAAATTgatattgattttcattcagTTCAGTAGACAaagtttctttctctttcatgCAATGGTAAGATCTTCAAATGCATCTGAATCTCAATGGAGAAACcaaaattactcaaataaatttatgaggTTTTCATTCTGCTCTGATTCGTTACtccatttcaatttttgttttgactCATTAACGTGtttgtgattattttttattctagttGATATCTTTTGGTTGTTATAGTTAACTAGGTTTTCATAGGAGAAAAATTTAGGATATTGCgaattttgttttaagaaatttGGGATGCATTGGGGGTTTTGGATTGATTAGGGTTTTCTAAGTTTGTACATACTCACTTAAACAAGTATTATCTCTATAACTACTGATGACGAGATTAGTATAAACGTAAAGTacattagataattaaaaaaattagtataaaaaaaaagacacaaGAGGATCAAAAGACAATTAAGATTTATAATATGGTTTGAGTAAAAAACCAAAAGTCTATGTCTATGATAGTAATATTATCTAAGTGTCGTAAAGAGAATAATAGTATTATAATACTAAAGTTCTAGTAAGATACTAGAAATGTATCCATCATAATCATTTCACTATCTTGGATTTATATTATTGGAGGTTAGAGCTATATGTGTAACCGTTGAAGTGAAACATATAGTTATGTAAGTTAATGGTATCATAATGATTTCAATATTGTAAAAAAGTCATCGCACATAATTATATGAGGTAGTTCCAAGATAATAAAAcaatgtaatttaatattaaaaagattgcAAAAGTCACGGTAGAGTCTTATGTTTTCTTGTAATTACGACTTTCAAATGTAGTCGTATACTCATATATGTCTTGTCTTAATCTATGAGTTGATAGAACAACTATTTATTAatcattgattatttttttaaatgttgtatttataaatttaataaaaaaaaaagttttggcCGTATAACTATTAGCGAGTAGGGTTGCCAGCTTGTAAATTAGTAGATAGATCATGTTATGGTTTGTTTGATCTTCAATGCTTTCATTAAGTTTACCTAAGCAGACAAAAAACTAAGGTGATGTCAAAGAGTTCAAGGTGACAAGGTCAGCTATGTGTGGGCTGTGTCTTCGCCTGAGAGGGAGTGACAGATACCATTTTTAGAATTAGGATTGAATGattgtatttaatataataatatatatatatattaaaataaataacaaaaattttaaaataaatatttattatgatttgtttagttttttaaaatttttttagcttGAATTGAACTGTTTTATAAGCTAAGTCtctaaactataaatattttaaggttTGAACAGAATTATAGGCGATGTCCTGGCCGCCATAAATAGCCTTTGATTTAAATTCTGAAACTATTTCACTTTTCCTTAAACTTTTGTCAATGGAAATCTGTGGAGAAGACGGTTCAAAAATCGCACTAAAGCCCAATTGCAAGACTGTGTTTGGTAGAGGTTCAGGCATCAACACCAGCGACCGTACAGTATCTCGCCGCCACGCTGTGTTTTCACTGGAAGACTCCGACGAGAGTGTAATAGAGCCAACCGCTTGTTTTGAAGTTATAGGGAAGAACCCCATCTGGGTTCGGAGCGGAAAGAGCGGGAAAGTTGAGATTTTTAGGAGGTCAGAGAAGGGTTCCGTGACGGCCGGTGACTGGGTGTGTTTTGGCGGTCAAAGTCAAGGGCCTGTTTGGTTTTCTGTAAAGAGAACTGGGtttgaagaggaagagaaggaAAACGATACCGAGTCAAGTGAGGCGAGTTTGACTTTGGAGAGTCTTGATGTGTCAAATATTGATCCTGTTAAAGGTACgaattttagggtattttttgaaaaaactttaaaacatttaaacGTCTTCTGAagttcttattttatttaatttgttttggcTTGGTCTTGATCATAGTGCTTAGAGAGTTAAAGGTAGTTGTATTGGGACTTTGGGAGTGGGATTTTTTGGAAGCTCATTTGCTTGCTGAAGAAGGATTTCTTTAGGTGCTGTTTTGAGATGCATTCTCAGAAAGTACTTGAATTGATGCTTTGCCTTAAAAGTGTCTTTTGAACAACCAACTATCCACAGttcacttattattattattttttgtcctGAAAACgtgaatttttaaaatgggGTTATGCTTTTTGACAAAGCATTTTGAGGGAGAAGTGTTTCAAGTGATTTTCATGTGTTTTGTAGAAGCACTGTTGAATATGAGctttgaaatatttcttttcttattcttaTCTCAGTATTTAACAGTAGATTTCcttgttttttatttacttttctgTTTAGTTTGAGTATTACAAAAGATGTCTGCAAATGTGTTCTGAGATTACCACCCCTTGTTTTGGATTACTTTCTTATCACTACATATTTGTTGCAGAGAAATCtccttgtatattttatatgaacttCCTGCGTTCATCGTGGTCTATTCTTATCTTGTTTATTTGTTGAAACAACTGAAGTTCTTCTGTTAGATAATagtaaatcatattatttattttaagatcatattttgatttattggaTGTGCAAGTGATAACAGAATTTGATAATTACTGTAGAATACATTGTGAAATGCAGAGTTTGGTTTTCTTGAAATTGGGCATGAATTTGATCAGTATCCCAAGGGGATGATCTGTGATATAAGTAAATGGGACTGGTTCCTTAAGGAACCCAGAAAAGATagtgatgaagaagatgaggcatgtgataaaagaaataagaggGGTGTGAGAAGAAAGAGAGGGAAAGCTAAAGACAATgctgatgatgaagatgactGGACAGGAGAAAGTGAAGAAGATAAAGAGCTAATTACGAAAGTGCAGAAGGTTCCAAGATCAACATATTCTACCAGATCAAAGGACCGCGGCAAAGCACAAAAGGGTACAAAAAATAGCAAAATTTTGGCACAAAATAATGGTACTCCCGCAATGGGAGATGAGactgatgatgaagatgatccTACATTGGGAGGCTTTATagttgatgatgaagatatgGAAATAGATCAGGAAAGCAACTTGGATGAAGAAGGGGAAGAGGAAGAATTTGATGATGACGACTAAATAGATGATTTTGGAGACTAGAAATAGAGCATAGATTTTTTGGATTTATGCCAGTATACTTACAATATAGAAATTCTTTCTTTAGTGGTTTATCAGCAGAAACATAAAAAACTGGTATAGTTTCCACCTGtgtaatttatgcatatatatgtattctttGTTATGTATAATAACTCTTTGGTTTTCCAGTTCACTAATGTACTTCTAACTAATAGCCTGTTTGGCTAatgattttcataattttttttatctataattatataaataatatttagttaaaatgttattaagaTTACTAGTTTTTGCTGAATTACAGAATCATTGAAATGTAACAAGAAAGATGCATGATGAAGAGAATATCAGAACTGCTTTGTGAACACTCTGATACCTGAACTCGCAAGAACGCAAactcataaaaacaaaatttgcttGAGCCATCAAGTGAAGAATATCTTGGTTCCCTATGATCTTCAGTGCAAGAACTCAATGAAAGGTGGAATTATGACAGTATAGACATAACAATCATTTCAACTTTCCATTTGCATTCAGTTCAATCTTTAGCTTGACTGTTGCAATTGTTGCTGCTGTCTTTGAGCAATTGGCTTCAATCCTACAGCAGCAAATATCTAAGGGTGGGCAGTACTTGGAGGAGTTGGTGAAGCTGTCCAAAAGCTTAACATAAATTTCCAGGCCATCAGAGCGATACTCGATGAAGTAGGTGTTGGGACAGATTATGACATCAAAATGCACAAACACAGcagaataacaaattaaaattaactaaaacacACATGAAGCCCTAATCTTACCTTAGGATCCGTTTATAGGACTCCTTTGACAATCATGTTATAAGATAAAATCAACCACAAGGGGTTTTAATGTTACTTACTCTCATTGGTCCCTCCTTTGTCTTTATTAATCACTAGGACGTGTGAATTGCTCCTGATTCGAGTCTAGGATGACATTGAGGCATACACACAAGTGACTCGAGGTGCTAGAGGTTATGGATGGCTCTGGAGTGTGCTAGGACTATTGGTGAACAGGATGGGTGTGCAGggttatataaaattaacaaaaaagaatcTTTAcagaatgaaatttaatttgtttatgtaGAACACGACGAACGGTCATGTATAGGGCATGTATAGTTGTTCACACGAATTGTATCATATCATGACATAGTCTGAAATATGTGATCATCTGAATTTTCGAATATGCGATAAGATTATTGGATAAAATCAACATATAACAACCATAgatatattcaaagacattttaGTCATTCTATCTATTTGATACATGTTTATGGATTGAAAATGGTCAAGCGTAGATTAGGTTGTGAATTTTGGTTTGTTGTACAGTTGTGTATGAGGGGTGCATGCCTGTGTATTAGCTTGCCACATGGACAATATGGATATTATCCTACATCATAGAGTTTAAATCCAGTACATCGCCACGCATCAAGGGATGTACGGTCATGACCTTGATTAtaagaagaaattatttaagGAATGTGTATCATGGTTTTTGGGATAAGACTGCTATCCcacattatttgataaaataaatttttttcgcAGTTCGAGAAAGGAGAGAATTTCTACTCTTTTGGAGTTTGATTTTCCTGCAAACAGAGGCAAACTGAGAATTACTGATATTTATTTACCTGCTTGAAGTCAAATTGGTTGACAGAATATGTTGCTATTTTAGGGCAGTTTTGATTTCTCTTTTAgtgtatatttcttttttctatttcactTCCTAGTTCGTATTGTATTTGCTAGTTTGCATTGATTCTTATTAGTTTTAGTAGCTAGATTGTTTGTATAAATCCTTACATTGTTTAATGAAAAGGTGTGACATAATTTATTCAAAGCCAAGAAATCCACTGCTTCAATCACTTTAGTAAGTAACATCTCCTTCTTTAGGAATTCATCAGGGTAATGTGATCCTCTTgctgtattattttattgattcgAGCTTCTTTCATACTCCAGGCACTGAGGCTTGTGATCTTTACCTTCTCAGTTCCATAATTGAAAGCATACAAATGGGCTTCTTCATCAATAGCTAAGGCTGGATAGACTCTAGCTGTGATGCAAGCTTTGCCTCCTGCGCCAAAGCTCTCCACTATAGAGTGATCGATCTGTGGAAAAGTGATGAATTAGAAGTGAACTAAAATAATTGCTGGATTTCTATTTATTTCAACTCACCAGGCTCCTTAATGACAGATTTTCATGAACTGGATCCACTTCCACAAAAGCCCCAAAAGTGGTCTTATCATTTGCAGTATCTAAGGAAGACCTATAGTCAATTCCGAACATGAGAAAAAATAGGACTCAAAAAGAGATCAAATTTGTGAtgtttagtttgaaattaaCAGCTTTAGAGAGTAAAGATAGAGAAAAAAACCTGCTTTGGTCACTGCACATGAGCACTGCATATTTGTCCTGGTCTTTGAATATTATAAAGAACACTGCTGTATATTCCTTTAAGTCATTTGAAGCCAAAACTAGCAACCCAAATGGCCCTAGTGCTCCTTTAACTGATGAACCCAATTGGCTACAGAGCAACTGCGGATTAGTCAAGCTTGAGTCCAGAACTTCTGCTTTCTCAAACCCTGTTACTGCAAATGATATCTCAACGTCTGCCTGCAAAATATGTCAtagtttatatgtatatatatcatgtGAATATATAGTTAAGGTGATATATCTGTTGCCACATTTCCCTCTTCATTACTTCTAAATGAAAAACTAACCTGTGCAGCTGTTATACCAGTGACTTCAAGCAGTGATCCTTCCTCTAACAATTTGCTTGGCAATTCAACTTGGTGTCCACGTAGCCTTTCAACTTCAACAATAGGCCATTGCGTCAACTGTTTCCCAGATTTATCTAGCCAAAGGCTGCGAGGAATCGCCTGCAAAATGAATACAAGGAAAAAGTAACAATGACTTGAACATGACTTGCTCAACCAGATTAATTAATCTCTAAATTACCTGTAATCCAGACCAACCCTTCTTGATATCATCAGCCTCACTGGATGATTCATTAACCCATGCCCACAAGATCCTCCTGTTGTTAGCACTATCAAAGAAAGTCTTTGAAGCATAAAATTTCCCATAATCATATCTTAATCCTGCAACTTTATCTATAGAACCCTCCTCAGGGATAAACTTATCAGTGTCAACATCATATGTACCAATAATGTAACAatcaaattttgtatcaaataaaCTAGCCTTAATCACATGCTTAATGTTGGGTCCAACTTTTGATGTATCCAAGCCTGTCAGACTATCTGTAGAAACTGGGAAAAAATCCACGCACTCCCACATTCCGGTACCCTCAACAGAATGTAAAGGTTGTTCAGCTTTACTCCAATGCACAAAATCTTTGCTTCTGTAAAGAAATACTAATCCCTTATCCTGAAATTCACTTCCTATGACCACTCTCCATGTGCCATCTGGGCCTAGCCAAGCTGTGGCGGGATCTCTAAAGGAGTTTGGATCAATATTTTCAGGGGGTTCCATCAGTGGATTTTCTGCAGACTTAACCCACTCTGTAAGGTAAGGATCAGAGGAATTTTTAGGCACAGCCAGGTTTTGAACTTGTTTGTTGTTTGAGGAAATGCCTGTGTATAAAATGGCCGGTTCACCTCCAGGTAAAACTGTTGCAGAACCTGACCAGCAACCGTTAATATCGGACGGCTGTGATGGGTACATGGCAGGATCATGAGGGGTCCAATTAATCAGATCAGTTGATGTAGAATGTGCCCACACAATGCTGGCGTTCCACACTGCTGCTTGTGGATTGTATTGGTAGAACAAGTGGTAAATTCCCTTGTAGATCATAGGAGCTGAAATTAAGAAATTACATCAATCCCTCATTACCTTGCTTGACAATTTCATCAAGTCAACGGTTAACACAAGCAGAAACTCCGAAATACTGTACACTCTTGATTATTTCTTAACAGAATTGGGAAAAAATAATCAGTGTAAAGGCTGAAACAAGAGCAGAAGAGTAAAACTAACCATTAGGATCTGCATAAGGAAACCCGAAATTTTGTTCATGCCACAATCACGACATGTTCAAAGGATAAACACAAGAAATCATTAGAGATGTAGACAATAGCAACAAGATTAACTagtcttgaaaattttaaataaagaaaagaaaagaaaatgttaccATTCATCCAATTCATGGCGGGCTGGAAATGATAACTGGTTCTGTAGGGTTGAGCAGTATGAGTGTTTCTGCAGGCATTCTTTGAAGCTTCAAGCTGAAAAAGGCCATGGCCTAGCAGGAGAGTAAAGAGCAATAAGACTAGAGAAACACAAGAGCTGGCCATGGTGGGTTTAGCATTGGAGAAGCCTATTGGTTTCTTTATAACAAGAACAAAAGACATGAGTATGTTGTTAATTATTTCTTGGACAAAGTATATTCCTCAACAATATGCAGGGCCATTTTTGATTGGCCACTGAGCTGGCTTGaacattacaaaattaaaaaaggactagagtaaaaatatttaaaggcCTTGAAGCAGTGTGTCCCCACAATACAAGAAAAGACTCCATTCAAGCTGCGCTTATTTGTTTGCTCTTCTGGGAATAGTAAAAAATTGTGTCTGTCTGTACTTGCAAGTGGGACTTGTTTAGCTAAATATACTGTCAATATCATACATTGGTTGTTTTCTGTATTTTCGTGCAACAGCAATTTGTCTTGCCACGTATTAATGGGCAAAAAAACCTTCATTCATCCTCAATcccatattaatttttttattaaacatgaagatgaaattgttatttaacaataatattaaaaatatataattttattattattatttttttaaattttaaaaattaacatttaatttttatatttaaattttaaaaagtaacttttttcttatctcaaatttttaagttttttttttttactcttttctttGGCCATTGATTACCGACATAGTATATTGTTAGATGACAACAATCGTCCATGTCATCCCAATTTTTATACAATATATGACAGCCCACCACAAATTTTTTCCCCTTCCACCGGCCTATCCATCCTAACTTCAATATTTCTCTTTACTGATTTTGACAATTTCAGctccaattttttgttttcattcaaTTTCTCAGTCCTAATCATTTTCAAAATGGCTTCATAGGTTAATAATCATATCAATTTGTGTTCGTATTTGGGTTTGTTTCAAGATTTTTCAGATATTGCATTTtctggtttgaaaatttttcttatttgaggGAAAATACTTCtttgtttgtttagtttatgatttaaaagtgtgtaccgatttttgtctttgaaaattgaagaagCCGGAGTTTTCCATCGGCTTTGTATTGAATTTCGTTAAGAGAATTTATGCTTTCTTAGCTAGAAATGGTTAATACgtgtttgaaatattatttttgatgaattctTTAAGCGATTTATTGGTTGAAACGATATAAatatactctttttttttaccattgTAGTGATGGTAACGGGCTAGGCGCCCCGTGCCTACGACTGTGCTAGTCTTAAATGGTGGGTTCATTTTGAGTATGAGAAGTTTACAAATTGCAGGCTACTCATTCTTAAATAATTACATGCAGGGCCAAATGAGCATGAAAATTAGGAGGAGGTGTAATTAAAGTTGAAGAGAGAATTATCCTGGAGGCAGCGTATGTGTCTTCATATTGCTCAGGTCAGAAGTCAAGCTGctcaacttttttatttttggtgacAATGAAAATTGATACTTGTCTGTATTTTGGTTCAACTGGTCTTGTCCCATGATGGGGGGCGAATTGAACAcacaaattttctttcttggCACAACATTAAGTAATATActtaaggccaaaagattatttcccacccaagtttgaaTACAAAGACAAATATACATTCCGAGGGGTTTTATGGGCtaactattattaaaattttctgtcaaagacaaaagtaaaattatgattttatcattaaacccAAATCTATTTTGCATCAGTTTATTTGATTAAGTGTATTGATGATGTTGACCCCCGCAAGAGTATCTAATGTGACGACGGgaaagtaaatatataaattgaccAAGAAAGTAAATACATAGTGGGTGATATCATATCTCATATaggaataatttatttataaatatgtaaatgtAGCAATCTGCATGATATCTCCTTCCATCGCAGCTATTCAGTTTTGCATCAGTTTATTTGAGCCTTTTTCATGCTCCAGGCACTCAGGCTTGTCACATTGATTTTCTCAGTTCCATAATTGAATGCATACAAGTGAGCTTCATCACCAATTGCTACAGTTGGATAAGCTCTGGCTGTCCGACAGGCTTTTCCTCCTCCACCGAAACTCTCCACTATAGAGTGATCAATCTACAAGATTAATGCAAGTGATAAGTAAACCATGGTCATCTTAGTTATATCACCGTTTCCGTTTGATAATATTTCCCAATTGAATCAATATTTGGAATTATTAAGTGTTTGATATCAACTCACCAGGCTTCTTAGTGATAGCGTCTCATGAACTGGATCCACATCCAGAAAAGCTCCATATGTTGTCTTCTCATTGTCATTATCCAAGGAAGAACTGTCATACAAAAAGAAAGgattatattaagaaaataaatgtaaaaatattagTGGAAAAGAGAGAAATGGAGGGAAAGAACCTTCTTTGGTCACTGCACATGAGAACTGCATATTTGTTATGGTTTTtgaaaatcctgaagaacactGCTGTGTATTCTTTTAAGTCCTTTGAAGCCAAGACTAGCAGCCCAAATGGACCAAGAGCGCCTTTAACTGATGCACCCTTTTGGATACAGAGCGACTTTGGATTGGTCCAACTTGGGTCCAGCACTTCTGCTTTCTCAAATTCAGTTATCTGAAATGATATCTCAACATCTGCCTGCAAAACAAATTGAACCGAGAAAAAATTGTATCACATCATTGTACGTCTgtttaataaaatcttatgtTGTCGTCCATCCGGACCTTTTCTTTTGACTTtgattataaacataaaatctaACCTGTGCGGCTGTGATATTAAGAACTTCAAGAGATGATCCTTCCCCCAATAATTTGCTTGGCAAATTTACTGGATTTTCTCGTAGTTTCTCAACTTCAGCTATAGGCCATTGCATCAATTGTTTACCGGATATGCCTAGCCAAAGACTCCTAGGAACTGCCTGAAAATTCAGTTGAAAAAAGAGTGTTATATGTGGTTTAAAGATACTTGAAACTAAGCCGTTGAGAGATTGAAGTTAGCAAATTTACCTGTAATCCGGACCATCCCTTCTTAACATCATCAGGTTCACTAGATAATTCATCAATCCAGCCCCACAAAATCCTCCGGTTTTTGGCACTGTCAAAGAAAGTTTTTGAAGCATAGAAGTTCCCATgatcatatcttaaagttgaaACACCAACCATGGAACCTTCTTCTGGAATGAACTTGTCCGCGGTAACATTATATTTACCAATAATGTATCGGTCACTTCCCTTCGCGCTTGCTTTAAGCACGTGCCTAATGTTCAATCCAATCAGTGATGTATTGACGCCATTTCAACTATTATTCAAAACTGGGAAGAAATCCGGGCACTCCCACATTCCAGTTTCTTCTTCAGAATGCAATGGTTGTTCAGCTATAGTCCAATTTACAAAATCTTTGCTTCTGTAAAGAATTGCCAATCCAGCGCTGTTAAATTGCCTTCCTCCTATGATCACTCTCCATGTGTCATCAGGGCCTAGCCAAGCTGTTGTAGGATCTCTAAATGAGTCTGGATCAATTTGTTGAGGAGGCTCTATTACAGGATTTTCTGTTGACTTAACCCATTCTATAAGGTGAGGGTCAGACAAATTTTTGGGCAGTGCCAAGTTCTggatttgtttattatttaggTCCCTTCCAGTATACAAGATGACTGGTTTGCCTCCTGGTAGAATTGTAGCAGAACCGGACCAGCAACCGTTGATATCATACGGCTGTGATGGGTTGATGGCTTCCTCATGTGGGATCCAATTAATCAGGTCCGCTGATGTAGAGTGTCCCCAGTGCAGGTTACCTGAGCCAACCGTTGCACCGTGTGGATTGCATTGGTAGAAAAGGTGATAAATTCCCTTGTAAATCATTGGCCCTGAAAGAATTTTCCTGAAGTTAGAAAGAGTGGAAAACAAGTAGTTGTTGAAGATTATTGTATATCAAAACATAGAACTAACCGTTGGGAACCGCAGATTTTAGTCCACGTAATTTCCAAgccagaaataaaaaaaaacaagagatcACAGGAACAAAATGTTAGAGAAATAACTAGCAGTAAATATATGTAGCTAAAGTTACCAAATCAAGAAGACcggacaaaaagaaaaataaattaccacTCATCCAATTCTGGGCAGGCTGGAAATGGTAACCTGTCCTGTAAGGTTGAAACGAAGAAGGTAGAGATAACTTAAGGT from Mangifera indica cultivar Alphonso chromosome 6, CATAS_Mindica_2.1, whole genome shotgun sequence encodes the following:
- the LOC123218240 gene encoding uncharacterized protein LOC123218240 yields the protein MEICGEDGSKIALKPNCKTVFGRGSGINTSDRTVSRRHAVFSLEDSDESVIEPTACFEVIGKNPIWVRSGKSGKVEIFRRSEKGSVTAGDWVCFGGQSQGPVWFSVKRTGFEEEEKENDTESSEASLTLESLDVSNIDPVKEFGFLEIGHEFDQYPKGMICDISKWDWFLKEPRKDSDEEDEACDKRNKRGVRRKRGKAKDNADDEDDWTGESEEDKELITKVQKVPRSTYSTRSKDRGKAQKGTKNSKILAQNNGTPAMGDETDDEDDPTLGGFIVDDEDMEIDQESNLDEEGEEEEFDDDD
- the LOC123218241 gene encoding fructan 6-exohydrolase-like yields the protein MSFVLVIKKPIGFSNAKPTMASSCVSLVLLLFTLLLGHGLFQLEASKNACRNTHTAQPYRTSYHFQPAMNWMNDPNAPMIYKGIYHLFYQYNPQAAVWNASIVWAHSTSTDLINWTPHDPAMYPSQPSDINGCWSGSATVLPGGEPAILYTGISSNNKQVQNLAVPKNSSDPYLTEWVKSAENPLMEPPENIDPNSFRDPATAWLGPDGTWRVVIGSEFQDKGLVFLYRSKDFVHWSKAEQPLHSVEGTGMWECVDFFPVSTDSLTGLDTSKVGPNIKHVIKASLFDTKFDCYIIGTYDVDTDKFIPEEGSIDKVAGLRYDYGKFYASKTFFDSANNRRILWAWVNESSSEADDIKKGWSGLQAIPRSLWLDKSGKQLTQWPIVEVERLRGHQVELPSKLLEEGSLLEVTGITAAQADVEISFAVTGFEKAEVLDSSLTNPQLLCSQLGSSVKGALGPFGLLVLASNDLKEYTAVFFIIFKDQDKYAVLMCSDQSRSSLDTANDKTTFGAFVEVDPVHENLSLRSLIDHSIVESFGAGGKACITARVYPALAIDEEAHLYAFNYGTEKVKITSLSAWSMKEARINKIIQQEDHITLMNS